The following proteins are co-located in the Fluviicola sp. genome:
- a CDS encoding DoxX family protein yields MRTKKIIYWIATIWLCLGMLSTGIVQLLQMEQDVARMAFLHYPTYLLTLLGIWKILGVIAVLIPKFPVLKEWAYAGFFFAMSGAAFSHIVSRSPASEIFPSLLLLVLTVVSWYFRPAERKLAV; encoded by the coding sequence ATGAGAACAAAAAAAATAATCTATTGGATCGCCACAATCTGGCTTTGCCTGGGAATGCTTTCAACCGGGATCGTTCAGTTGCTTCAAATGGAACAGGACGTAGCCCGTATGGCTTTTTTACATTACCCCACTTATTTGCTCACATTGCTCGGAATCTGGAAAATATTGGGGGTAATTGCCGTTTTGATCCCGAAATTTCCAGTACTCAAGGAATGGGCCTACGCCGGATTTTTCTTCGCGATGTCGGGAGCTGCATTTTCACACATTGTTTCCCGAAGCCCCGCCAGTGAAATCTTTCCTTCTCTCTTGCTTTTAGTATTAACTGTCGTATCTTGGTATTTCAGGCCGGCGGAAAGAAAGCTGGCGGTTTAA
- a CDS encoding SRPBCC domain-containing protein translates to MERKTHIHAEDGKQELIITREFDLPLHLLFKAYEEADIVEQWMGTKVLKLENKKHGSYQFETTDPMGNKHGFSGAIHDFIPNQKIIRTFEMENAPFGAQMEFLEFEELFGDRSKLTMHVIYRSNEIRDQILKLPFAQGINMAHNRIQEILS, encoded by the coding sequence ATGGAACGAAAAACACACATTCACGCCGAGGATGGCAAACAGGAATTGATCATCACCCGGGAATTTGACCTGCCTTTGCACTTATTGTTCAAAGCTTACGAAGAAGCCGATATCGTGGAGCAGTGGATGGGCACAAAAGTCCTGAAGCTGGAAAACAAAAAACACGGCAGCTACCAGTTTGAAACAACAGACCCGATGGGAAATAAACACGGGTTCAGCGGAGCCATTCACGACTTTATCCCGAACCAAAAGATCATCCGCACCTTTGAAATGGAAAATGCGCCTTTCGGGGCCCAGATGGAATTCCTGGAATTCGAAGAATTGTTCGGTGACAGAAGTAAACTGACCATGCACGTCATCTACCGCTCAAATGAGATCCGTGACCAGATCCTGAAACTTCCCTTCGCACAGGGAATCAATATGGCGCATAATCGCATTCAGGAAATATTGAGCTAA
- a CDS encoding metalloregulator ArsR/SmtB family transcription factor, giving the protein MNLRRDVFQAIADPTRRAILLLVASQSMTAGAIASNFDTARPTVSKHLQILTECELLQQTQNGREIYYHINAKSMKEVADFIEPFRQMWDERFNKLEEIMKNYQKKK; this is encoded by the coding sequence ATGAATTTAAGAAGAGATGTATTTCAGGCAATCGCTGATCCTACAAGAAGGGCCATCCTGTTATTGGTGGCTTCCCAATCCATGACAGCCGGGGCAATAGCTTCCAATTTCGATACTGCGCGGCCCACGGTTTCCAAACATCTGCAAATCCTCACCGAATGCGAATTGCTGCAGCAAACTCAAAACGGACGGGAAATTTACTATCACATCAATGCAAAGAGCATGAAAGAAGTCGCTGATTTCATAGAACCTTTCCGCCAAATGTGGGATGAACGCTTCAACAAGCTCGAAGAGATCATGAAGAACTATCAAAAGAAAAAATAA
- a CDS encoding histidine kinase dimerization/phosphoacceptor domain -containing protein, whose product MKRSLLNLSILDSLLEGFQVIDYHWKYLYVNTTVASQGQSTVDKLLGKTMMECYPGIEDTFMFSQLKKCMDERVTLHFENEFTYNDGAKNWFELRIEPIPEGIFVLSTNITNRKRAEEELIQLKNDLENKVRKRTAELEKLNNEKDVILKEMHHRVKNNLQIISSLIRLQMEEGDNNFNGVLDKTQSRIETIASIHESLYKHKDLALINVANYWKKLFKDCLNSLVNEPDNFKLKLDIDYLELPVDKMIPLGLLINEWITNSILHGFKGRNHGEIYLGLQLKDGKYLLTYKDDGAGFSEYKTGTDDHHFGHFLIEGFAEQLNGKLQKKESKQGVCFELEFE is encoded by the coding sequence TTGAAACGATCACTCTTAAACTTAAGTATTCTCGATAGTTTGCTTGAAGGATTCCAGGTAATCGACTATCACTGGAAATACCTCTACGTAAATACAACTGTGGCAAGCCAGGGGCAAAGTACCGTTGATAAATTACTGGGGAAAACGATGATGGAATGCTATCCCGGAATCGAGGATACCTTCATGTTCAGTCAACTCAAAAAATGCATGGATGAGCGCGTTACACTTCATTTTGAGAACGAATTTACCTATAACGACGGAGCCAAAAACTGGTTCGAATTGCGCATAGAACCCATTCCCGAAGGAATTTTCGTATTATCAACCAATATCACCAACCGCAAGCGGGCAGAAGAAGAACTGATCCAGTTGAAGAACGACCTGGAAAATAAAGTCAGGAAAAGGACTGCCGAGCTGGAAAAGCTCAACAATGAAAAAGATGTGATCCTCAAAGAAATGCATCACCGGGTTAAGAACAATCTGCAGATCATTTCCAGTTTGATCCGGCTGCAAATGGAAGAAGGCGATAATAACTTCAACGGCGTACTCGACAAAACGCAATCGCGCATAGAAACCATTGCCAGTATTCATGAATCCCTATACAAGCACAAAGATCTGGCCCTGATCAATGTGGCAAACTACTGGAAAAAGCTCTTCAAAGACTGCCTGAATTCCCTGGTAAACGAACCCGATAATTTCAAGCTGAAGCTGGACATCGATTACCTGGAACTTCCCGTTGATAAAATGATTCCGCTCGGTTTATTGATCAACGAATGGATCACGAATTCCATTTTACACGGTTTCAAAGGAAGAAATCACGGAGAAATCTACCTCGGCCTTCAACTGAAAGACGGAAAATACCTCCTGACCTACAAAGACGACGGCGCAGGTTTCTCCGAATACAAAACAGGAACCGATGACCATCATTTCGGACATTTTTTAATAGAAGGCTTTGCAGAGCAACTCAACGGAAAGCTCCAAAAAAAGGAAAGTAAGCAAGGTGTTTGTTTCGAGTTGGAGTTTGAGTAA
- a CDS encoding T9SS type A sorting domain-containing protein: MKKSSFITALLVCVAGLLRAQTTVSGSFVHGGITRTYSFYIPAMYNPANPVPLVFNLHGLGTDGAYQAQYRDFRPIADTANFIVVHPDGSTMFGQRFWNYGSVLGSTVDDVGFLEALIDTISADYSINSSRVYCAGMSNGSFMAYYLACQSNRFAAIGTVTGSMSVDMYDECVPQHPVPVLHIHGTSDNTNPYAGTSTMKGIDDTNLFWVDQNNCNPVPAVIPIPDAVTSDNATATRYLYTGGTNGYTVELFKVTGGGHTWPGSPVSGSSGNTCMDFDASKEIWRFFSQYEGTAAVSDYKQVDVAFWPNPAEDAIIIQASNNRPVKEITVRDMRGRLVEKKTGENIQSLDIDHLKAGTYILKISGKGFTVSKKLVITNS; encoded by the coding sequence ATGAAGAAGTCCAGCTTTATTACTGCGTTACTGGTTTGTGTGGCCGGGTTACTCCGCGCGCAGACAACCGTTTCAGGTTCTTTTGTCCACGGTGGAATTACACGTACTTATTCCTTCTACATTCCTGCCATGTATAATCCGGCAAATCCGGTTCCTTTGGTGTTCAACTTGCACGGATTGGGTACAGATGGGGCGTACCAGGCACAATACCGCGATTTCAGGCCCATAGCGGATACGGCAAACTTTATCGTCGTTCATCCGGATGGTTCTACTATGTTCGGGCAGCGTTTCTGGAATTACGGAAGCGTACTGGGCTCCACGGTGGATGATGTCGGGTTTTTGGAAGCATTGATTGATACCATTTCAGCAGATTATTCCATCAATTCCTCCAGGGTTTACTGCGCGGGAATGTCCAACGGAAGTTTTATGGCTTATTACCTGGCTTGTCAAAGTAACCGCTTTGCAGCAATCGGAACAGTGACCGGCTCCATGTCGGTGGATATGTACGACGAATGTGTTCCGCAGCACCCGGTTCCTGTTCTGCACATTCACGGAACCTCTGATAATACGAATCCCTATGCGGGAACTTCGACCATGAAAGGCATCGATGACACGAATCTCTTTTGGGTCGATCAGAACAATTGTAACCCGGTTCCGGCTGTGATTCCGATTCCGGATGCAGTAACTTCCGATAACGCTACGGCAACAAGATACCTTTACACGGGAGGAACCAACGGTTACACGGTCGAATTGTTTAAAGTAACCGGTGGTGGGCATACCTGGCCCGGTTCACCGGTTTCGGGTTCTTCCGGGAATACCTGCATGGATTTCGACGCATCCAAAGAGATCTGGCGCTTTTTCAGTCAGTACGAAGGAACAGCAGCCGTTTCAGATTACAAACAGGTTGATGTAGCTTTCTGGCCGAATCCGGCAGAAGATGCAATAATCATTCAGGCAAGCAATAACCGGCCGGTCAAAGAAATCACCGTGCGTGATATGCGCGGTAGATTGGTTGAAAAGAAAACCGGTGAAAACATTCAGTCCCTGGATATCGATCATTTGAAAGCAGGAACTTATATCCTGAAAATTTCAGGAAAAGGGTTCACGGTTTCCAAAAAACTGGTGATCACGAATTCCTGA
- a CDS encoding glycosyltransferase yields the protein MHANKHTNPKVTYSYYPKSPVRVQDVIILLGAILLMVGAAFLVYMLQPHFKALHLERMNNSWGIALIVVGTALLIFKICFLIYILFLYLQYRSVKSVPDEKLPVSTVIVPAYNEGELVYRTLISLAQSDYPHEKLQLISIDDGSVDDTWDWMKKAKAELGDRLEIYQQPHNQGKRHALYRGFNLATGDVFVTVDSDSIVRRDTLRNLVSPFITDEKCGAVAGNVRVLNNKNAMIPRMLNVSFTFSFEFIRSAQSKLGSVLCTPGALAAYRKDVVMACLPDWMNQTFMGQLSDIGEDRAMTNMILKQGYHVLFQRNAYVFTNIPEKYKSLYKMFIRWERSNIRENIAMSKFAFGKFREESKIGPRILLLDQWLKVFVAYPGMLLMFFLICTHPLLFLSSAFLSLFIFSSIQVFFYTKRHNLLESLWAYPYSIFYTFTLFWITPYAIATASRRGWLTRDLPQKH from the coding sequence ATGCACGCTAACAAACACACAAACCCGAAAGTAACATATAGTTACTACCCGAAAAGCCCTGTAAGAGTACAAGATGTGATCATCCTTCTTGGGGCGATCTTATTAATGGTCGGAGCAGCGTTCCTGGTATACATGCTGCAGCCGCATTTCAAAGCATTACACCTCGAACGCATGAATAATTCCTGGGGAATTGCATTGATTGTTGTCGGAACGGCCTTATTGATATTCAAAATCTGTTTTTTAATATATATCCTGTTTTTGTACCTGCAATACAGGTCTGTTAAATCCGTACCTGACGAAAAACTGCCCGTTTCAACGGTGATCGTGCCGGCATACAACGAAGGAGAATTAGTGTACCGTACATTGATTAGTCTCGCTCAGAGTGATTACCCGCACGAAAAACTGCAGCTGATCTCCATTGATGATGGAAGTGTAGACGATACCTGGGATTGGATGAAAAAAGCTAAAGCAGAATTGGGAGACCGCCTGGAAATTTACCAGCAGCCGCACAACCAGGGAAAAAGACACGCCTTGTATCGTGGTTTCAACCTGGCTACCGGAGATGTCTTTGTAACCGTCGACAGTGACTCCATCGTGAGAAGAGATACGCTTAGAAATTTGGTAAGCCCTTTCATAACAGATGAAAAATGTGGCGCAGTGGCCGGGAATGTACGCGTCTTGAACAATAAGAACGCCATGATCCCACGCATGTTGAACGTAAGCTTTACCTTCAGTTTTGAGTTTATACGTTCGGCTCAAAGCAAACTGGGATCCGTATTGTGCACACCCGGTGCACTCGCCGCTTACCGCAAAGATGTGGTGATGGCTTGCCTTCCGGACTGGATGAACCAGACTTTCATGGGACAACTGAGCGATATCGGTGAAGACCGTGCAATGACGAACATGATTCTCAAGCAAGGATACCATGTGTTGTTCCAGCGAAATGCGTATGTATTCACCAACATTCCGGAGAAATACAAAAGCCTGTACAAAATGTTTATCCGTTGGGAACGAAGCAACATCCGCGAGAACATCGCCATGAGTAAGTTCGCTTTCGGGAAATTCCGTGAAGAATCGAAAATTGGTCCGCGTATTCTGTTGCTGGATCAGTGGTTGAAAGTATTCGTGGCCTATCCGGGAATGCTGCTGATGTTCTTCCTGATCTGTACGCACCCGCTTTTGTTCCTGAGTTCGGCATTTTTAAGCCTGTTCATCTTCTCAAGCATCCAGGTATTCTTTTATACAAAACGACACAATCTGCTCGAATCACTTTGGGCATATCCATATAGCATTTTTTATACGTTCACGCTGTTTTGGATCACTCCGTACGCTATCGCAACTGCGAGCCGAAGAGGGTGGCTGACACGTGATCTTCCGCAAAAGCATTAA
- a CDS encoding DinB family protein, whose protein sequence is MMLEALIAEFEHEAESTRKLLHAVPASHVKFKPSPTSWSMGELAQHIATIYYWYVGTLTQDEYDMSADSLERGSPEDIHATRELFEANVEKAREALLSLKEEDLQTPWVMKSGDRTIMGPFPRGTVARGFLFNHIYHHRGEMIVYLRSTGNKVPGLYGPTYEDS, encoded by the coding sequence ATGATGTTAGAAGCCTTAATAGCTGAATTTGAGCACGAAGCAGAAAGCACCCGCAAATTATTGCACGCCGTTCCGGCAAGTCATGTAAAATTCAAACCGTCGCCGACTTCCTGGTCTATGGGAGAACTGGCTCAGCACATTGCAACCATTTATTATTGGTATGTGGGAACATTGACGCAGGATGAATACGATATGTCTGCTGACAGCCTGGAACGCGGATCCCCGGAAGACATTCATGCAACGCGTGAGCTTTTTGAAGCAAATGTGGAAAAAGCCCGGGAAGCGCTTCTTTCTTTGAAGGAAGAAGACCTGCAAACTCCCTGGGTCATGAAATCCGGAGATCGTACCATCATGGGGCCTTTTCCGAGGGGAACAGTCGCAAGAGGCTTTTTGTTCAATCACATCTACCATCACCGGGGAGAAATGATCGTTTACCTGCGTTCCACCGGAAACAAAGTTCCGGGACTCTACGGCCCTACATACGAAGACAGCTAG
- a CDS encoding pentapeptide repeat-containing protein translates to MFNSKIIGERITEARKKTAVSQAGLAELLFISPQAVGKWERGESMPDILTLNRLAEILQVDLNYFSENFPSVAREDQTPVVPEAVPSTPSKKKPLSWDMSKGSWADADFSGLKNLHEKFSSSHLKNCKFIGSDLSGLQLSDNYVLGCNFSGSDLSNSQLKGSHLTKNAFRECLLKATEFTGSHLSGCDFSGADFSEAVFKSGGFEKNTLENALWKHVSFREMYLADLVFEGIVEDCYFENCAFKRITFKDAVLTNTFFKNKSLKHIRFVDCKADRITYEFLKNGKADLSGLELIDS, encoded by the coding sequence ATGTTCAATTCAAAAATCATTGGTGAGCGCATCACCGAAGCAAGAAAGAAGACAGCAGTTTCACAAGCGGGACTTGCCGAATTGCTTTTTATCAGTCCGCAGGCAGTTGGAAAATGGGAGCGCGGAGAATCCATGCCGGATATTTTGACTTTAAACCGCCTGGCAGAAATCCTGCAGGTAGACCTGAACTATTTTTCGGAAAATTTCCCATCGGTTGCACGCGAGGATCAAACACCTGTTGTACCAGAGGCAGTTCCTTCCACTCCATCGAAAAAGAAACCACTATCCTGGGATATGTCGAAAGGAAGCTGGGCAGATGCCGATTTCTCCGGGCTCAAAAACCTGCATGAAAAATTCAGTTCTTCGCATCTGAAGAATTGCAAGTTCATCGGTTCGGACTTATCGGGATTACAACTGAGCGATAACTATGTACTGGGCTGCAACTTCTCGGGCTCAGACCTCAGCAATAGCCAGTTAAAAGGTTCGCACCTGACCAAAAACGCGTTCAGGGAATGTTTGCTGAAAGCGACCGAATTTACAGGTAGCCATCTTTCCGGGTGCGATTTTTCCGGAGCAGATTTTTCGGAAGCCGTGTTCAAGTCAGGAGGTTTTGAGAAAAACACGCTTGAAAACGCACTTTGGAAACATGTTTCGTTCCGGGAAATGTACCTGGCCGACCTGGTTTTTGAAGGAATCGTTGAAGACTGTTATTTTGAAAACTGCGCTTTTAAACGAATTACTTTCAAAGATGCAGTCCTTACAAACACGTTCTTCAAGAACAAAAGCCTGAAACACATCCGTTTTGTGGATTGCAAGGCAGATCGCATCACGTATGAATTTTTAAAGAACGGAAAAGCGGATTTAAGCGGGCTTGAACTGATTGACAGCTGA
- a CDS encoding DUF2200 domain-containing protein, whose translation MSTTPEHDQKIAKLTFASVYPHYVKKVETKGRTVQELHEVIEWLTGFDEKKVQQLIDQKVTFEEFFKQANLNPNAELITGTICGYRIEEIQTPLTKQTRYLDKLVDELAKGKKMEKILRNEK comes from the coding sequence ATGAGTACAACTCCGGAACACGATCAAAAAATTGCCAAACTGACCTTTGCTTCGGTTTATCCACATTATGTAAAAAAGGTTGAAACCAAGGGAAGAACGGTACAGGAACTCCACGAGGTAATTGAATGGCTGACCGGTTTTGATGAAAAAAAAGTGCAGCAACTCATTGATCAGAAAGTGACTTTTGAAGAGTTCTTCAAGCAAGCTAATCTAAACCCGAATGCGGAATTAATTACCGGAACGATTTGCGGTTACAGGATTGAAGAGATCCAAACACCACTGACCAAGCAAACCCGTTACCTGGACAAATTGGTCGATGAACTGGCGAAGGGGAAAAAGATGGAGAAAATCTTAAGAAATGAGAAGTGA